From Arachis stenosperma cultivar V10309 chromosome 2, arast.V10309.gnm1.PFL2, whole genome shotgun sequence, one genomic window encodes:
- the LOC130963660 gene encoding uncharacterized protein LOC130963660 codes for MLALADTTNNPQPMLEIPEMTFCPTDFNCKDTNLDDPVVISLQLGDLIVRKVLLDPGSSADVLFFTTFEKMKLSTNILQPSAGDLVGFSGERVPVMGSVWLQTTLGEQPLSKTHDIQYLVDNLIATIHGDLQEARHCYNTSLKPIKRGCERRINSITSEQPTLAELDPRADFQDRPLPNEELTKIMLTDDPTKYTFIGTSVKDKEREKLIHFLQKNADLFAWTSGDMPGIDPSVITHKLAINPAARPVSQKKRNLGAEKRMASMAEAKKLIDANFIREIRFTTWLANVVMVKKNNDNSCGYGTLSFMDAYSGYNQILMHPSDQEKMAFITEYGNYCYNVMPFGLKNAGATYQRLMNRVFEQQIGRNIEVYVDDMVAKTKVGHSHIDDLGEIFGQIRAYNMRLNPEKCAFGVSGGKFLGFMLTSRRIEANPEKCQASKSFNFFRCLRKNTKFQWDENCEMAFQNLKQFLSKPPVLQKPDIGEPLYLYLSVTDIAVSSVLVAEKEKTQQPVYFVSKSLQNAELRYPRLEKLAYALVFSARRLRPYFQSHTIYVRTSQPLRQILAKPELAGRLIRWSIELSEFDIQYQPRGSVKSQYLADFVVELTGTSTDIEDAGWMLFVDGASNPHGSGAGILLENAEGVVIEHSLRFSFKASNNQAEYEALLAGLRLAIELHVVNLKVYCDSLLVVQQVNQSFQTKDPVLSKYLILVKNLMDRFSKIEICHIARDQNHRADILSKLASTQSHTASLLQSTLHEPSINIHSISHIEQEVGWQKPYIQYLKSGELPQEIQDVKKFKRQASFFTLLNNLLYRRGYSRPLLKCLDRTEADLALAEVHEGICGIHSGARSLAQKILRAGFYWPTIWEDSRKKVRTCDRCQKHAPSINIPAEDLHQSTVSWPFNHWGIDILGPFPTAPRQVKYLVVAIDYFSKWIEAQPLAKITSVQMISFVWQKIICRFGIPRHIVTDNGRQFTDHNFKNFLQNLKIKQHFSSVEHPQSNGLAEAANKVVLQALRKKLDDAKGLWAELVPEILWGYNTSPHSTTKETPFRLVYGSEAMIPVEVSQSSFRTQAEDHEYARRAELDLVEEVRTIAAVRHKALQQRLGKCHNKRVKPRSFNFGDLVLRKTEEARKPPTHGKLAATWEGPYRIHQVLGKGAYRLEQLDGTVLPSTWNINSLKQYYS; via the exons ATGCTAGCACTGGCAGATACCACCAACAATCCCCAGCCAATGTTGGAGATTCCAGAGATGACATTTTGCCCAACCGACTTTAATTGCAAAGATACCAACCTTGATGACCCTGTCGTCATCTCCCTGCAGTTGGGCGACTTAATAGTTCGGAAAGTGCTGCTAGACCCAGGCAGCAGCGCTGATGTGCTATTCTTTACAACATttgaaaaaatgaaattaagTACTAATATTTTGCAGCCATCTGCAGGTGATTTGGTCGGATTTTCCGGGGAACGCGTTCCAGTGATGGGTTCAGTGTGGTTACAAACCACACTCGGTGAGCAGCCTTTATCTAAAACACATGACATCCAGTATCTTGTT GACAATCTTATAGCCACAATCCATGGTGATTTGCAAGAAGCTCGGCATTGCTATAATACAAGTCTAAAGCCCATCAAAAGGGGTTGCGAACGACGTATAAACTCCATCACTTCCGAACAACCAACATTGGCCGAGCTTGACCCTAGAGCCGACTTTCAAGATCGTCCTTTACCAAATGAAGAGCTCACAAAAATTATGCTAACTGATGACCCAACGAAATACACTTTCATAGGAACCTCGGTAAAAGACAAGGAGCGGGAGAAGCTCATCCATTTTTTACAAAAGAACGCCGATCTTTTTGCTTGGACATCTGGagacatgccaggcattgaTCCATCCGTTATTACTCACAAATTGGCAATAAACCCAGCAGCTCGGCCAGTCTCTCAGAAAAAAAGAAATCTCGGAGCCGAGAAAAGAATGGCATCCATGGCTGAAGCCAAGAAGCTCATTGATGCAAATTTCATCCGGGAAATCAGGTTTACAACTTGGCTGGCCAACGTCGTCatggtaaagaaaaataacg ACAACTCTTGTGGTTACGGCACCTTGAgtttcatggatgcatactctggTTACAACCAGATCCTTATGCACCCATCAGACCAAGAAAAAATGGCCTTTATTACTGAATATGGTAACTATTGTTACAATGtcatgccttttggtttaaagaatGCAGGTGCAACATACCAAAGACTGATGAACAGGGTCTTCGAGCAACAGATAGGTCGAAATATTGAGGTGTATGTCGATGACATGGTCGCCAAAACAAAGGTCGGCCATTCCCATATTGATGACCTTGGGGAAATATTCGGCCAAATCCGAGCTTATAATATGAGGCTCAACCCGGAAAAATGTGCTTTTGGTGTTAGCGGAGGGAAATTCCTCGGCTTCATGCTTACTAGCCGAAGAATTGAAGCCAATCCTGAAAAATGTCAGGCATCCAAGTCTTTTAACTTTTTTCGGTGTTTacgaaaaaacacaaaattccAATGGGATGAAAACTGTGAAATGgcatttcaaaatttaaaacaatttctTTCTAAACCACCTGTTTTGCAAAAACCTGACATTGGTGAAccattgtatttatatttgtCGGTTACTGATATAGCAGTTAGCTCTGTTCTTGTTgcagaaaaagagaaaacacaGCAACCAGTTTATTTTGTAAGCAAATCATTGCAGAACGCCGAGCTTCGCTATCCGAGGTTAGAAAAGCTCGCCTATGCACTTGTTTTTTCTGCAAGAcgactccgcccctactttcagAGTCATACAATTTACGTCAGAACTTCTCAACCCTTGCGCCAAATACTCGCCAAACCCGAGCTTGCCGGGAGATTGATAAGATGGTCTATCGAACTGTCCGAATTTGATATTCAATATCAACCTAGAGGATCtgtcaaatcacaatacctggcCGACTTTGTTGTCGAGCTCACGGGAACAAGCACAGACATAGAGGATGCAGGTTGGATGTTATTTGTTGATGGGGCCTCTAACCCTCATGGATCTGGAGCAGGAATACTTTTGGAAAATGCCGAGGGGGTCGTTATTGAACACTCTCTGCGATTTTCATTCAAGGCCAGCAACAATCAAGCCGAGTATGAAGCCCTACTCGCGGGGCTCAGGTTAGCAATAGAACTACATGTTGTTAACTTAAAAGTTTATTGTGATTCTCTATTAGTTGTTCAACAAGTAAATCAGAGTTTCCAGACAAAAGATCCAGTTTTGTCAAAATACCTAATTCTTGTCAAAAATCTCATGGATCGTTTCTCAAAAATTGAAATTTGTCATATAGCACGAGATCAAAATCATAGGGCAGATATATTATCAAAGCTTGCTTCCACTCAATCACACACTGCCTCATTATTACAATCCACTCTCCACGAGCCGAGCATAAACATCCATAGCATTTCTCATATAGAACAGGAAGTCGGTTGGCAAAAGCCATACATCCAATACCTTAAAAGTGGAGAACTCCCACAAGAGATACAAGATGTAAAAAAGTTCAAACGACAGGCATCATTCTTTACATTATTAAATAACCTGTTGTATAGGCGGGGCTACTCCCGACCATTATTGAAATGCTTAGACAGGACAGAGGCCGACCTAGCCCTAGCCGAGGTCCATGAAGGCATTTGTGGAATACACTCAGGAGCCAGGAGTCTAGCACAAAAGATTCTTCGTGCTGGTTTTTATTGGCCGACCATATGGGAGGACAGTCGGAAAAAGGTCCGAACTTGCGACCGCTGCCAAAAACATGCCCCTAGCATAAACATCCCCGCCGAAGATTTACATCAATCAACGGTAAGCTGGCCCTTTAATCATTGGGGAATAGATATCCTGGGACCTTTTCCCACAGCTCCGAGACAGGTAAAATATTTGGTTGTGGCAATTGATTACTTTTCTAAATGGATTGAGGCTCAACCTCTAGCTAAAATTACATCAGTTCAAATGATTTCTTTTGTCTGGCAAAAGATAATTTGCAGATTTGGTATACCTCGTCACATTGTAACCGATAATGGTCGGCAGTTTACCGACCATAATTTTAAGAACTTTTTACAGAACTTAAAGATTAAGCAGCATTTTTCCTCGGTGGAGCATCCTCAATCTAACGGCTTAGCTGAAGCTGCAAACAAGGTCGTCCTCCAGGCTTTAAGGAAGAAACTCGATGACGCCAAAGGATTATGGGCTGAACTTGTTCCAGAGATTTTATGGGGTTATAATACCTCACCACACTCGACGACTAAAGAAACACCATTTCGTCTGGTTTACGGATCAGAAGCAATGATACCAGTTGAAGTATCACAAAGCTCCTTCAGAACACAGGCAGAAGATCATGAGTATGCTCGGCGAGCCGAGCTTGACTTGGTGGAGGAGGTGCGGACCATAGCGGCCGTTCGTCACAAAGCCTTACAGCAAAGATTAGGCAAATGCCATAATAAAAGGGTGAAACCAAGATCCTTTAACTTCGGAGACCTGGTATTAAGAAAAACTGAAGAAGCGCGGAAACCACCCACTCATGGCAAACTTGCAGCCACATGGGAAGGCCCATACCGAATTCATCAGGTACTCGGCAAAGGAGCATACCGGTTGGAGCAATTAGATGGTACAGTATTGCCTAGCACTTGGAATATTAATTCCTTGAAACAATATTATAGTTAA
- the LOC130963659 gene encoding uncharacterized protein LOC130963659, whose translation MADAPPPTPSELLRMVTELQQANQRMAEANQRMAEENQRMQQQIQQIANARLEHNDNRHGGNANDENQSQPTHVSETPQDDDGRDPHNNEASLKDEEEEPDNSAGPFTADIMNFQLPRQFTLPTTLNPYDGLGDPKQHIKKFRSIMIVNGASDPILCRCFPSFLDGPALDWFCSLPADSISRFQELAKQFEDHFAASAIYLHDSDYLTTVKQGPQESLKDYITRFTKIAMRIPDLHPEVHLHAIKSGLRPGKFQEAIAVAKPKTLAEFREKAKGQIDIEELRQARKAEKSAAIKEDDKPRDNKKTFRPTPRYETYTQFNTKRDDIIKEILNSKLIKPPRKAGSYPEPKNIDKSKYCTFHQKYGHTTDECVIAKDLLERLARQGHLDKYISGHMQKRSVSISDPPPVGPASSSKDKEKAPAQPRGIINCISGGYAGGGQTSSARK comes from the coding sequence ATGGCTGATGCACCTCCCCCTACTCCATCCGAACTACTTCGGATGGTAACCGAGCTTCAGCAGGCGAATCAGCGCATGGCAGAGGCAAATCAACGTATGGccgaagaaaatcaaagaatgcagcagcaaattcagcAAATAGCTAACGCCCGACTCGAGCATAACGACAACCGTCACGGAGGAAACGCCAATGACGAGAATCAATCTCAGCCGACACATGTTTCGGAGACTCCCCAGGATGATGACGGAAGGGATCCTCACAACAATGAAGCCTCACTGAAAGACGAGGAAGAGGAGCCCGACAACTCGGCAGGACCTTTCACAGCTGATATCATGAATTTTCAATTACCTCGGCAATTTACATTGCCAACGACTTTAAATCCGTATGATGGTTTAGGCGACCCAAAACAGCACATCAAAAAGTTCCGATCTATCATGATTGTTAATGGTGCATCCGATCCCATTCTATGTCGTTGTTTTCCCTCCTTTTTGGATGGTCCTGCACTTGACTGGTTTTGCTCTTTGCCTGCAGATTCAATTTCACGTTTCCAGGAGTTAGCAAAGCAGTTTGAAGATCACTTCGCAGCATCAGCAATATATCTGCATGATTCCGACTACCTGACGACTGTGAAGCAAGGTCCTCAGGAAAGTCTGAAGGACTACATCACCCGTTTTACGAAAATAGCAATGCGCATACCCGACCTTCATCCAGAAGTTCATCTTCACGCTATCAAAAGCGGCCTTCGACCAGGAAAGTTCCAAGAAGCCATCGCAGTGGCCAAACCGAAGACTTTAGCCGAGTTTCGCGAAAAAGCAAAAGGGCAAATAGACATCGAAGAGCTTCGTCAAGCTCGCAAAGCGGAAAAGTCGGCAGCTATTAAAGAAGATGATAAGCCTCGGGACAATAAGAAGACTTTCAGACCAACCCCTCGCTATGAAACCTACACTCAGTTTAACACGAAAAGAGATGATATTATTAAGGAAATCCTGAATTCCAAGCTGATTAAACCTCCTCGCAAAGCTGGCAGTTATCCCGAGCCGAAGAATATAGACAAATCCAAATACTGCACATTCCATCAGAAGTATGGTCACACAACCGATGAGTGTGTGATCGCCAAAGACCTTTTAGAACGTTTAGCAAGACAAGGACATCTTGATAAATATATCTCAGGCCACATGCAGAAAAGATCCGTTTCCATTTCAGATCCACCCCCTGTAGGACCAGCATCATCGTCAAAAGATAAGGAAAAGGCGCCGGCTCAGCCTAGGGGCATAATTAATTGCATCTCGGGCGGCTATGCCGGAGGTGGACAAACAAGTTCGGCAAGAAAATGA